A segment of the uncultured Desulfobulbus sp. genome:
GCCCCGGCTTTTTTTATTCGACCGGCGCCTGATAACGGTTGAGCACACCGTAGAGCATGTCGGGCAGGTCGTTTTTTTGTCGGGAACTGCGCTGGATCTGCTTGAGACATTTGTCAAAGGTGAGCGGTTCGCCCATGAAGATGTGACGGAGCAAAAGCGAGATCAGGCGGGTGATGGTGGTGAGGTTTGAGATGCGCGACTGCAGTTCGTGGTCGCGGTCAAAGGCCGTGGAGGCAAAAATCTCGACCGGTTTGCCATCGACCTCGCTCACCGAGAGATACCATTTATTGCGATCCCGGTCGATGGCGCGGTAGCGCTTGCCGTCGAGCACTTCAGGCAACTCGGCTTCACTGGCAATGGTTTGGGTGAAGTTTTGGGGGAGAATGGGTTCGTCGTGATACTGCTGCCAAAGGGTACGAACGGCTTCCGGGTTGGTCCGCACGGTTTCGGCCAGGGCGTCACAGGCCGGGCAGTAGCCGTCTTTGCTGAGCGGCGAATCTTGCCGGCATCCGCAGAGTGAACAGGGCTCGGTTGTTTTTGAGGTCAAGGCGTAACTCCATGGGCAGAACGTGGCGACGAGGTCTTCTTTCTCCAATGGCGGCCAAAATACAACGCCTCGGGCAAAAGAACAAGCGTGATTGCCTTTATTTTTCCGTCGTTTTCACCTCTTGTAGCGGCCGAGGGGCCTTTTCCCTTGCAGATTCATACCGGCTTGGTACAATCTTCCACCTTGTGGACGGACCCGGCCGTATTTCATTCTTATAGCATACCCAGGAAAAACGATGGATTACAGGGAAACACTGAACCTGCCGCAGACAAAGTTTAAAATGAAGGCGAATCTCACCCAGCGGGAGCCCCAGGTGCTCAAACGGTGGGAAAAGGAGGGCCTTTATCAAAAGATTCAGCAGGCGGCAGCCGATCGACCCCTGTTCATGCTGCATGACGGCCCTCCCTACGCCAACGGCAATATCCACCTGGGCACTGCCTTTAACAAGGTACTCAAGGATATCATCCTCCGCTCCAAACGCCTGGCCGGTTTCAATGCGCCCTATGTTCCCGGGTGGGACTGCCACGGTCTGCCGATCGAGCATAACGTCGATCTCGAGCTCGGCGCCAAGAAACAAACCATCTCCACCCTGGGCAAACGCTCGGCCTGCCGCAAGTACGCGGAAAAATGGATCAAGACCCAGCGCGAGCAGTTCAAGCGGCTGGGGGTGATCGGCGACTGGGATACCCCCTACCTGACCATGAACTTCCCGTACGAGGCGGCCATCGCCCGGGAGTTCAACAAGTTTCTGCTCTCCGGGGCAGTGGTCCGCTCCAAGAAGCCGGTCTACTGGTGTGCCACCTGCGGCACCGCCCTGGCCGAGGCCGAGGTCGATTACGCCGACCACACCTCGCCCTCGATCTATGTCAAATTCAAGGTTGTGGATGATCTGGGCGCAGTCGTGCCCGAGTTGGCCGGCAAGCAAGTCTCGGTGCTCATCTGGACCACCACCCCCTGGACCCTGCCCGCAAACCTGGCGGTGGCCTTCCATCCGGACTTTGAATATGCCGCGGTTGCGGTCCAGGGCGAGATCTGGATTCTGGCCAAGGAGTTGGTCGAATCCTGCATGCAGCTCTTTGAGCTGAGCGACTATTCCATCCTCGCCACCTTCTCCGCCAGCGGCCTTGAGGGCAAACACTGCCGTCATCCCTTCATGGAGCGGGACTCGCTGATGGTGCTCGCTGACTACGTCACCGCCGATTCCGGAACCGGTTGCGTCCACACCGCACCGGGCCACGGCGCCGACGACTACCAGACCGGCCTGCGCTACGGACTGGAAATCCTCTCGCCCGTGGATGACGAGGGCCGCTACACTGCCGAGGCCGGCCGCTATGCCGGTGAGCAGGTGCCCCAGGTCAACAAACGGATCATCGCCGACATGCTGGCTGAAGGCACCCTGGTCAAAGAGCTGGCCATTCAGCACAGCTATCCCCACTGCTGGCGTTGCAAGGAGCCGGTCATGTACCGGGCGACCGCCCAGTGGTTCATCTCCATGGAGAATCTGGATCTGCGCGCCAAGGCCCTGGCCGCAATCAACGAGGTGAAATGGACACCCTCCTGGGGGCAGCAGCGGATTTACGGCATGGTCGAGGCTCGTCCCGACTGGTGTCTCTCCCGTCAGCGTTCCTGGGGTGTGCCGGTGACCGTGTTCAGTTGCACCGAGTGCGGTGAGATCCTCAAAAACGAGGAGGCCTGTGCCAAAATCGATACCCTGTTCGGCAAAGAGGGCGCCGATGCCTGGTTTAAATACGAGGCCGCCGATTTTATTCCTCAAGGGACGACGTGTTCCTGCGGCTCGACAAGCTTCAAGAAGGAGTCCGACATCCTTGATGTGTGGTTCGACTCCGGCACCAGCCATGCGGCGGTGCTCGAGGAGCGTCCGGAGCTCCATTCCCCGGCCGATCTCTACCTCGAGGGCAGCGACCAGCATCGCGGCTGGTTCCAATCGTCCCTGCTGACCTCGGTCGGCACCCGGGGACGCGCACCCTACAAGGGTGTGCTCACCCACGGCTATGTGGTCGATGGCCAGGGCAAGAAGATGTCCAAGTCGGTGGGCAACGTGGTTGCGCCCCAGGAGGTGATCGACAAGTACGGTGCCGAGGTGCTGCGACTGTGGGTCTCCAGCGAGAACTATCAGGACGACGTCAAGGTCTCCGACGAGATTCTCAAGCATGTCTCCGATGCCTACCGCAAGATGCGCAACACCCTGCGCTTTTTGCTGTCCAACCTCTACGATTTCAATCCGGCCCAGGATTGCGTTCAGGACACTGATCTGCAGGAAATCGATCGTTGGGCCCTTACCAGGTTTGCCGATTTGAGCGAGCGTGTCACTCGGGCCTACGAGCGCTACGAGTTCCATTCGATCTACCATGCGCTGCACAACTTCTGCGGGACCACCGTCTCGAGTATCTATATGGATGTGCTCAAGGACCGTCTCTACTGCTCCGTCCCCGACGGACCC
Coding sequences within it:
- the ileS gene encoding isoleucine--tRNA ligase, translating into MDYRETLNLPQTKFKMKANLTQREPQVLKRWEKEGLYQKIQQAAADRPLFMLHDGPPYANGNIHLGTAFNKVLKDIILRSKRLAGFNAPYVPGWDCHGLPIEHNVDLELGAKKQTISTLGKRSACRKYAEKWIKTQREQFKRLGVIGDWDTPYLTMNFPYEAAIAREFNKFLLSGAVVRSKKPVYWCATCGTALAEAEVDYADHTSPSIYVKFKVVDDLGAVVPELAGKQVSVLIWTTTPWTLPANLAVAFHPDFEYAAVAVQGEIWILAKELVESCMQLFELSDYSILATFSASGLEGKHCRHPFMERDSLMVLADYVTADSGTGCVHTAPGHGADDYQTGLRYGLEILSPVDDEGRYTAEAGRYAGEQVPQVNKRIIADMLAEGTLVKELAIQHSYPHCWRCKEPVMYRATAQWFISMENLDLRAKALAAINEVKWTPSWGQQRIYGMVEARPDWCLSRQRSWGVPVTVFSCTECGEILKNEEACAKIDTLFGKEGADAWFKYEAADFIPQGTTCSCGSTSFKKESDILDVWFDSGTSHAAVLEERPELHSPADLYLEGSDQHRGWFQSSLLTSVGTRGRAPYKGVLTHGYVVDGQGKKMSKSVGNVVAPQEVIDKYGAEVLRLWVSSENYQDDVKVSDEILKHVSDAYRKMRNTLRFLLSNLYDFNPAQDCVQDTDLQEIDRWALTRFADLSERVTRAYERYEFHSIYHALHNFCGTTVSSIYMDVLKDRLYCSVPDGPERRAAQTVIYRILDGLLRLMSPILCFTTAEAWEHLHNLDDKAPLEQSIFFSSFATVDDVVKDSAFDERWSKLLSLRGAITRVLEGARRDKVIGLGLDAEVVLQLSDEWRSFLDGRLEQLRELCIVSSLRLAEGAEAGLVFASDETLAGVKTAVAPAPGDKCERCWTISTTVGGDQDHPALCARCAAVVRQLAS